TTATATGACACTACTAGTAATTCTGATTCTTTAACTCAATCAAAATCAGTTGTTATGAATGCTTCTGTGCCTGTTAATTTCAAATCAACTTTAGAAAAATATCCAAACATCGCACAAACTTTATGGACAAGCGTTGCTTCTCACAACAACCTTACCTACTATTTTTGTAATGCTAGAACCATGGGAGAAATTTATATGGATTTGAATAAGATGAATGATTTCCCTAGTGCTGTTTCTAAACTTATTGTGGTTTCTGAAAACGATGAACATGAATTTATAAACCATGAACTATACGGATATCAAAACGAAAATTTCACAAAAACTGTTGATCCATTTGCTATGACAGCTGTACTAGCGGATAAATAAACTCTTTTAAAGCTTTATATTAAACAGTTAAAACATTTAATTGAATTTATTTTTGGTAGAAGCTCTTCCTTATTCAAACAAACTCACTTTCTGCTTATACCCTTTTTCAATTACTTAAATCAAATATTTAATCATTTAAAAAACTCTTTCTTAAATACACATAGGTGCAATTATTTTTGAGTTTTAATCCTTAAACTACAATATCTATGAAAACTGACATTCAAGAAGAAATTAATACGCTACTTAGAGAAAACATTGACAACTTTTTAAAAGAAATCCAAGAATCGTTACCTTCAAATGTAACAGTATCTACAAATTGGGGGAGTCTACATAATGTTTACGAACATTATAAAAATAGCCATATTTTCAATAGAAGATTGCAATTCAATCCCTTTGTGATTGTTTATTGCGAAAGCCCTGAAGACGTACAAAATACATTCAAAGCTGCAAAGAACAACAAGCTCCCTTTCAAAGTCAGAGCTGGAGGTCATGATCACGAAGGCGAATGTACTGGAACTAATATTGTGTTAATAGATGTTTCTAAAATGAACTATCCCGAACATGATAATGAAAAAGTTTATATTAAAAATATTGACGGAGAAAAAATCGCACATATTCGTCCAGGTATTCGTTTTAAAGATCTAACTTCAAGACTCGCTGACCAAGACGTTATGATTCCCCACGGTACTTGTGCTACTGTTGGTATTGCTGGCTTCACCATGGGTGGTGGCTGGGGACCATGGACTCGTAAATATGGCATGTGCTGTGAACGTTTAGTCGGCGCTACCGTTTTGTTAGGAAACGGAGAGTTTGCAGAACTCAATGAAAAAAATGGTGAGATTCCTGATTTACTTTGGGCATTAAGAGGCGGTGGTGGCATGAGTTACGGAATTGTAACCGAACTTAGAATTAAAACTTTTGAACTACCTAAAATATTACATCGCTTCAATGTCGTTTGGAATCCGTATTCCCATTTAAATCCAGATAAAGTTGAAGAAAATGTTCCTACTCTTGAAGTGCTACAAAAATGGGAGGAAATTATTCAACCTAACAACTCACCTCAACTTATTGGAACCAACTTAAAAGTGAGTGCAAGATCGTGGGATGAAAACACACCTATTCCTTATAAAACCATCTATCTTAATTGCCAGTTTAATGGGTATTGGGAAGGAGATGAAATAAGCTTAAGGGAGTTTATAAAAGATAACTTTAAAGGTGTACTTGCCGTTACAGATAATATGTTAACTATTGAACCTGCCACAGGTGCAGATTTTGAACATAAAAGCAACTATGGTGAACACCTAATGAGTTCATGGGACAGGGAGTCTTTTAATGAAATTAAGTTATCCATGCTCCCTCCTGAGTTATTAATGGGGACACCGCTACAACCAGATTTAGATCTACCTGCACCACATAAAATAACTTCAAGACTTGTTGATAAAAAAGGTTTAGGAGAAGAAGGGCATCAAAAACTAATTGAAAGCTTGTGCTCTCCTCTATTAAATGAGCATAACAGGAAAAATACTATTACATCTTATATTACCTTAGGAGCTATTACAGGCGATTTTTACAAAAAACATCCTGAGACAAATAGTGCTTTTCCATATAATGACAAACAATATACCATACAATACCAATGTTGGTGGGAAGCTTTAGATGCAAATATGGATCCAGCAATTAAAAAGTATATTGAAGAAAAAATAAAAAACTTCCAAGACAATACTTTATATGATTACACCAATAGAGCGCTAGATTGGATTGAAGTATGTAGAGATTTTGATATCCCAAATACCTCTGGCGCATTTATAAGCTTTAAGGATAGTTCTATCCCTACTAAAACATATTTTGCCCAAAACTACAATGAACTTATTAGGATTAAAGAACAATACTCGAAAGATCCTTATAATCACTTCAGAACAAGAAAAACAATAATATAAATCTACTTCTCCCCTTCTTAATGAAGGGGATTTTTTTTACTATTTTCGAAAAAAAACAAATAGACACCTTATTTTATAAACATTATATATTTAATCTAAGTTTTGTAAAAAGAAAAGTCCTTGATATTTACATTAAGGTTATAATGTAGAGTTAATAGAAAACCGTACTTTTATAGCTTATTTTTTGAGTATATGAAGACTGATATTTCAACAGTAAATCCTAAAGAAAATATTATAATAAAAGGAGCTAAACTGCACAATTTAAAAAACATTGATGTAGTTATTCCTCGTAATAAATTAGTAGTTATTACTGGACTTTCTGGTTCAGGTAAATCTTCTCTAGCTTTTGATACTTTGTATGCTGAAGGACAACGTCGTTATGTAGAAAGTTTAAGTTCGTATGCACGTCAGTTTTTAGGAAAGCTACACAAACCAAAAGTTGATTACATTAAAGGAATTGCTCCTGCCATTGCTATTGAGCAAAAAGTTAACGCTACTAATCCACGTTCAACAGTTGGTACATCTACAGAAATATACGATTATATTAAATTATTATTCGCTCGTATTGGTAAAACCTTCTCTCCTATTTCGGGTAATGAAGTAAAAAAACATACGGTTTCTGATGTTATCAATCATGTAAAAACTTTTGAAGAACGTACAAAGCTATTATTACTTGCTCCCATACGTATTAATAAAGACAGAGATATAAAAACTGTTTTACAAGTATTAACACAGCAAGGATATGCTCGTTTAAAATATCAAGATACCGTATACAGAATTGATGAGTTTCCTGTAAAAGATTTTAAAGGAAATGAATTACAATTAGTTGTTGATAGAATTGTTGTAAAAGATGAAGAAGATTTTTACAACCGTTTAGGAGATGCTGTACAAACGGCTTTTTTTGAAGGAAAAGGTATTTGTTGTATCGAAAATCTATCAGATAATAGTACTGTTGAATTCAGTAATAAATTTGAATTAGACGGAATTTCGTTCTTAGAACCAAACACGCATTTATTTAGTTTTAATAATCCATACGGAGCTTGTCCTACTTGTGAAGGATATGGAAACGTGATTGGTATTGATGAAGATTTAGTAATTCCAAACACTGGACTTTCTATCTACGAAAATGCTATTTTCCCTTTTAAAACAGATAGTTACAAAAAATATAAAAATGATTTAATTCTAAATGCTGAAGAATTTGGAATTTCTATACATAAACCATGGTTCGAACTTACAGATGAACAAAAAGACTTGGTTTGGAACGGAACTAAAAAATTCAAAGGGATTAACCATTTATTCAAAAAACTAGAAGAGAAAAGTTACAAAATTCAAAACCGTGTAATGCTTTCTCGCTATCGCGGAAAAACAAAATGTACAGAATGTAACGGAAAACGTTTACGTAAAGAAGCCAACTACGTTCAAGTGTACGGTAAAACTATTGATGAATTAGTAACCCTTCCTTTAGATGAGTTGGCAGTATTTTTCAATAATATTGAATTAAACAAATACGAAGAAAAAATTGGTAAACGTTTACTTACCGAAATTAACAATCGTCTCCAGTTTTTAACAGATGTTGGTTTAAGCTATCTAACATTAAACAGAACATCTAACACGTTATCTGGTGGAGAAAGTCAACGAATTAATTTAGCCACTTCTTTAGGGAGTTCGCTAGTAGGTTCTATGTACATTTTAGATGAACCTAGTATTGGTTTGCACCCAAAAGATACTGAGCGTTTGATTGGTGTCCTAAAAAATCTACGTGATTTAGGTAATACTGTAATTGTAGTTGAACATGATGAAGACATTATGAAAGAGGCCGATTATATTATTGATATTGGCCCAGAAGCAGGAACTTATGGTGGAAATGTTGTTGCCGAAGGAACTTTTAAAGATATTCTACAATCCGAATCACTTACAGCTAAATATTTATCAGAAGAGTTAAAAATTGAAATCCCTACAAATAGAAGAATTTCAAAAAATTCTATTGATATTATTGGGGCTCGTGAAAATAACTTAAAGAACATTGATGTTTCTTTTCCGCTTAACAACTTAACCGTTATTACAGGTGTTTCTGGTAGTGGTAAAAGTACCTTAGTTAAAAAAATTCTATATCCTGCTATGCAAAAAAAACTAGTTGGATATGGTGAAAAATTAGGACAACACACGGATGTTACTGGGAGTTTTGATTCACTAAAGCACGTAGAATTTATCGATCAAAACCCAATCGGCCGTTCTTCTCGTTCTAACCCTGTAACATATATAAAAGCGTACGATGATATTCGTAAGCTACTTTCGTCTCAAAAACTATCTAAAATAAGAAACTACCAACCTAAACATTTTTCTTTTAATGTAGATGGTGGTCGTTGTGAAGTTTGTAAAGGTGAAGGAGAAGTTACTATAGAAATGCAATTTATGGCTGATGTACATTTAGAGTGTGAAACCTGTGGTGGTAAACGCTTTAAAAAAGAAGTACTGGAAGTAACTTTTGAAGGAAAATCAATTGATGATATTTTAAACATGACTATTGATGATGCCGTTGCTTTTTTTACAGAACACAAACAAACCAAAATAG
The nucleotide sequence above comes from Tenacibaculum singaporense. Encoded proteins:
- a CDS encoding FAD-dependent oxidoreductase, whose product is MKTDIQEEINTLLRENIDNFLKEIQESLPSNVTVSTNWGSLHNVYEHYKNSHIFNRRLQFNPFVIVYCESPEDVQNTFKAAKNNKLPFKVRAGGHDHEGECTGTNIVLIDVSKMNYPEHDNEKVYIKNIDGEKIAHIRPGIRFKDLTSRLADQDVMIPHGTCATVGIAGFTMGGGWGPWTRKYGMCCERLVGATVLLGNGEFAELNEKNGEIPDLLWALRGGGGMSYGIVTELRIKTFELPKILHRFNVVWNPYSHLNPDKVEENVPTLEVLQKWEEIIQPNNSPQLIGTNLKVSARSWDENTPIPYKTIYLNCQFNGYWEGDEISLREFIKDNFKGVLAVTDNMLTIEPATGADFEHKSNYGEHLMSSWDRESFNEIKLSMLPPELLMGTPLQPDLDLPAPHKITSRLVDKKGLGEEGHQKLIESLCSPLLNEHNRKNTITSYITLGAITGDFYKKHPETNSAFPYNDKQYTIQYQCWWEALDANMDPAIKKYIEEKIKNFQDNTLYDYTNRALDWIEVCRDFDIPNTSGAFISFKDSSIPTKTYFAQNYNELIRIKEQYSKDPYNHFRTRKTII
- the uvrA gene encoding excinuclease ABC subunit UvrA, producing MKTDISTVNPKENIIIKGAKLHNLKNIDVVIPRNKLVVITGLSGSGKSSLAFDTLYAEGQRRYVESLSSYARQFLGKLHKPKVDYIKGIAPAIAIEQKVNATNPRSTVGTSTEIYDYIKLLFARIGKTFSPISGNEVKKHTVSDVINHVKTFEERTKLLLLAPIRINKDRDIKTVLQVLTQQGYARLKYQDTVYRIDEFPVKDFKGNELQLVVDRIVVKDEEDFYNRLGDAVQTAFFEGKGICCIENLSDNSTVEFSNKFELDGISFLEPNTHLFSFNNPYGACPTCEGYGNVIGIDEDLVIPNTGLSIYENAIFPFKTDSYKKYKNDLILNAEEFGISIHKPWFELTDEQKDLVWNGTKKFKGINHLFKKLEEKSYKIQNRVMLSRYRGKTKCTECNGKRLRKEANYVQVYGKTIDELVTLPLDELAVFFNNIELNKYEEKIGKRLLTEINNRLQFLTDVGLSYLTLNRTSNTLSGGESQRINLATSLGSSLVGSMYILDEPSIGLHPKDTERLIGVLKNLRDLGNTVIVVEHDEDIMKEADYIIDIGPEAGTYGGNVVAEGTFKDILQSESLTAKYLSEELKIEIPTNRRISKNSIDIIGARENNLKNIDVSFPLNNLTVITGVSGSGKSTLVKKILYPAMQKKLVGYGEKLGQHTDVTGSFDSLKHVEFIDQNPIGRSSRSNPVTYIKAYDDIRKLLSSQKLSKIRNYQPKHFSFNVDGGRCEVCKGEGEVTIEMQFMADVHLECETCGGKRFKKEVLEVTFEGKSIDDILNMTIDDAVAFFTEHKQTKIAKKLKPLQDVGLGYVQLGQSSSTLSGGEAQRIKLASFLVKGNTKDKALFIFDEPTTGLHFHDIKKLLASFNALIERGHSIIVIEHNIELIKCADYIIDLGLEGGKKGGNLIFTGSPEELAKNKKSYTSKYLKEKLHF